In the Babylonia areolata isolate BAREFJ2019XMU chromosome 34, ASM4173473v1, whole genome shotgun sequence genome, one interval contains:
- the LOC143277454 gene encoding zinc finger E-box-binding homeobox 1-like: MNKDRTFTKPLTCAQCGLTFALDTCLAAHKTIEHLERPPHSCTVCKLAFFSSIAYNDHLVRHSLQRDSPSSYYKCSECGLDFPSEHGMRVHLSTHTGLSVQSRGNASVRRYNVFHCPLCPKQLVGRKLYHEHIRMHKRQKLTSDEPSSQHGADTGGAAPSVCGQ, encoded by the coding sequence ATGAATAAAGATCGAACATTCACCAAGCCGCTGACATGCGCGCAGTGCGGGCTGACGTTTGCTCTGGATACCTGCCTGGCGGCGCACAAGACCATCGAGCACCTTGAGAGGCCCCCGCACAGCTGCACAGTCTGCAAGCTGGCCTTCTTCAGCTCCATCGCCTACAACGACCACCTGGTGAGGCACAGCCTGCAGCgagactccccctcctcctactacaAGTGCAGCGAGTGCGGCCTGGACTTCCCCTCAGAGCACGGAATGCGCGTccacctcagcacacacacgGGGCTGTCGGTGCAGAGCCGGGGCAACGCCAGCGTGCGCCGGTACAATGTGTTCCACTGCCCGCTGTGCCCAAAACAGCTTGTGGGGCGGAAGCTGTACCATGAACACATCCGCATGCACAAGAGACAGAAGCTGACAAGCGATGAGCCCAGCTCTCAGCACGGTGCAGACACTGGGGGGGCAGCTCCGTCAGTGTGTGGACAGTGA